Within Flavobacterium pisciphilum, the genomic segment AATGGTTTAACAGGTAATTTTAATATTTATGCTGGTAAACCTGAAGATTATACGAAAAGTGACATTTATTTCAAAAACAAACCGAATGCTACATTTTGGGACAATGTAAAATTCGAAAATTCAAGAGCCAATTTTAGTGTTGAAGAATACAAACGCCCAAAATTTAAAGTAGATTTCGAACCTAAGAAAGAAAGCTTTCAAGTCAATCAGTCCATCAAAATAAATGGAAATGCCAAGGCATTTGCTGGAAGTACCATTTCTGACGCAAAAGTAACCTATACTGTTAATCGACTCACAAGTTATTTTAGAAATTATCATGAACAAGAACAAAACGAAACTATCACTAGCGGTGAAACTAAAACTGATGCTTCGGGAAAATTTATAATTGAATTTATTGCACAGCCTTCTAAAAATGTAATAAAAGAACAACTACCTATTTTTGATTACAAAATAACTGCTAATGTTACAGATATTAATGGAGAGACACATACATCTGAAACAACTGTTAAAGTAGGTTATCATGATTTAATAATTGATGCAATTATTGCTAGTCAAATTGAAACAAAAAATAAAAACAAAATTACACTTACAAGCACAAACTTAAATGGAGAGTTTTTAGCCGCTAAAGGAGAAATTAAAATATACTTCGTAAGTCCGCTTTTAAACAAATTCAAAACAGCAGTTTGGCCAAAACCAGAAATTGAGACCATTTCAACATTAGATTTTGAAAAGTTATTCCCTTTTGAAATCCGCGAAATTAAGACAACCAACAAACCAAATGAAGCTCTACTATTTTCAAAAAAAATAGATACACAAAAAGACAAAGAAGTAGCACTTGATTTTATTTCAAATTACAAATCAGGAAACTACAAAATTATTTTTTCTGCTAAGGATACTTTTAATAATCCAATAGAATCTATTTCAACTTTTGAAATCAAACAAAGCAAAGACAAATTCAATCCGAGTAAATTATTTACGACTGAACAAATTAATACAGACCCCAAAAAAGATGGTTTTGTACAAGTCAAACTCAATACTGTAATTCCTGATTTATATATCACTACAAGCGGAAACTATGAAAATCAAAAATATTTTGAAAACACTTATCATTTACAAAACAACGAAGTAATAATTAGAATTCCATTAAAAAAAGAATTCGAAAAATCGATTCGTTTAAGTTTTGAAAGTATTTTTGACAATGAAATTTTTAACGATGAGATAGATGTAGCATTAAAAACAGATGAATCTAAATTAGAATGGATTATCGAAAGTTTTAGAAACAAAATCGAACCTGGAAGCAATGAAAAATGGTCTTTTAATCTAAAATCAATTAATACTAAAAACGAAGCAGAAGTATTGGCTTCGATGTACGACAGTTCATTAGATCAATTTACTAAAAGAGATTGGAATACTTTAAATTTAAACAAATATTATTATAACAGATCTAATTTTAAATCTAGTTTAGGTTTTGAAAAAATATATTCTTCGCTAGAAGATTTGAATCCCTCTTCATACTTTGGAGGCTTTCAAAAAGAAGAAACGAAATTAGACTGGTTTGGATTTAATATTAATAATAGTAGCTATTACGATTCTATTGACGGGATTGTTATTATTAACATTAAAGATAAAAAAGTTGGTAGCGAAAACATAAAAGGAGACCCAGATGCTGTACTAGCTATTGAGTCTGATAACAATATATCATTCGTAAAATCTCCTCCTCCCCCTAAAGTAGATCAAGTAAAATTTATAAAACCTGTTCTTGCAAAAGCAGATGAATCTGTTAACGAAGAATCCTATTACCAAACTAATAAAGTAAGGTTTATTCCTGGAAAAAAAATTATAAGTGGTCTAACTTCTATGGTAGTAAATACATCCACATTATATATAATTGATGGGGAAATATCATCTGAAGATAATTTTAAAAAAATAAATCCTGAAAATCTTCTTGACATAGATTATTTAACTGCAGACAAAGCAAAAGTGCTTTACGGAAGCAAAGGTGCAAATGGAGCAATAATTATTACAACAAAAAAAGCATTAGAAGCTTTAACACAAGTAAAAGCAAGAAAAAATTTATCGGAAACTGCTTTCTTTTACCCTAATTTAAAAACCGATGCAAACGGAAAAGTAAGTTTCAATTTTACTTCTCCAGAAGCTTTAACTGCTTGGAAACTTCGTTTATTGGCGCATAATAAAGATGCAGTTTCAGGCTATTTAGAGAAAAGTGTTGTAACTCAAAAAGAGTTAATGGTTTTACCGAATTTTCCACGTTTCTTTAGAGAGAAAGATACGATTGTTATCAGCACTAAAATTTCGAATATTACGGATAAAGCCAAAACTGGAATAGCTATTTTACAGTTTTTTGACGCTACAACTATGCAACCAATTGATGCTAAAATGTTGAATTCTAAAAACGTTAAAAACTTTACTGTTGGTGCTTTTGGAAATACAACTGCAACATGGACAATTACAATTCCTGAAGGCTTACAAGCCGTTCAATATAAAATCCTTGCCAAATCAGGCAACTTCTCTGATGGTGAAGAAAACATTCTTCCAGTTCTCACCAATACTATGTTGGTTACAGAGAGTATTCCGATTTGGGTTCGTGAAAACGCTAAGAAAGAATATACTTTTGAGAATCTAAAAAACAACAATTCAACAACTTTAAGAAATCATCAGTTTACTCTAGAATACACTTCTAATCCTTCTTGGATCGCAATTCAGTCTCTTCCTTATTTAATGGAATATGAACATGAATGTGCCGAACAGACTTTTGCTCGTTTTTATGCAAATGCTTTAGCATCTGAGATTATTTCGAGCAATCCAAAAATAGCAACTGTATTTGAAGATTGGAGAAAAAATGGAAAACTAAAATCTAAATTGGAAGAAAATGAAGAATTAAAATCAATAATTCTTGCTGAAACACCTTGGTTAAATGATGCACAAAGTGAAGATGAAAAGAAAAAAAACCTTGCTCTTTTATTCGACTTAGAAAAAATGAAAGCCTCACAAGAAAATACTTTTCAAAAACTAAAACAAAAACAAAAAGCCTCAGGAGGGTTTTCTTGGTTTGACGGAAGTGATGAAAACGATTATATCACAAGACATATTTTGGCTGGCCTGGGTCATTTATCTAAATTGAATAAAACGGAAGACAACCTTTCGAAAATCGATGAAATTTCAAAAACAGGAATTCCATATCTAGATCAAAAGTTTTTAAATTATTATAAAACGAGACCCAAAGACTTAAAAACTACAGATAAATTAATATGGATTAATCCAAACTCTGATTTGCATTATCTATATACTAGAAGTTTTTATTTAGATAAATATCCCCTTTCGGATACTTTGAAAAAAGCTACTCAATTATATCTTGAAACCGCAAAAAAAGACTGGTTAACGTATTCGCTATACGAAAAAGGATTAGCTGCTCTAACCCTTAGTCGTTTTGGAGAAAAAGATGCCGCAAAAACAATTCTTATAAGCTTAAAAGAAACTTCTTCGAATAATGAAGACTGGGGAATGTATTGGATTGCTAATAAATCGGGGTGGTATTGGTATCAAGCTCCAATAGAAACACAAGCTTTATTGATCGAAGCTTTCGCTGAAATAAATAACGATACCAAATCTGTCGACGCAATGAAAGTTTGGCTCTTAAAAAACAAACAGACTAAAAACTGGCCAACGACAAAATCTACTACCGAAGCTGTTTATGCGCTATTAATGCAAGGAACAGATTGGTTGAGCGTAAAAGACAATACTGTTATCAAATTGGGTAATGAAAAAATCTTAACCAAAAAACTATCTGATAGTGAAAAAGAAGCTGAAACTGGTTATATCAAACTAAACTGGAAAGCTGATGAAGTTAAAAAAGAAATGAGTTCTATTGTAATAGAAAACAAATCAAAGGTTCCTGGTTTCGGTGGTGTATACTGGCAATATTTTGAAGATTTAGATAAAATCAAAAATAATTCTGAGGCTGTTCTGTCTGTTTCAAAAGAATTATACCTTAAAAGAAGCACTTTGAAAGGAAATGAATTAGAGAAAATAACTTCAAATAATCCATTGAAAATTGAAGATCTAGTAACTGTACGTCTAATTATTACTTCTAAAGAAGACTCCGAATTTGTACATTTAAAAGATATGCGAGCTTCTTGTTTTGAACCTGTAAATGTTCTTTCTGAATACCAATACAAAGACCGATTAGGTTATTATATGAGTACAAAAGATGCTGCAACACATTTCTTCTTTGATGAAATAAGCAAAGGAACTTATGTTATAGAATATGATATTCGTGTAAATAACAGTGGTGAATTCTCAAACGGAATTTCAACCATCCAAAGTATGTATGCTCCAGAATACTCAAGTCACACTAAAGGAATTCGAGTAAAAGTTAAATAACACAAACTCTATTAAACAAAAAACCCAACAAGTTTTTTTAACTTGTCGGGTTTAATTTTATAATAAAAACCGAATTACTTCACGATTGTCATTTCATCAACAATGTGTTTTGCTCCAGCATATTTATCGATAATCCAAAGTACATAACGAATATCAACATTGATAGTTCTTTGTAATTTAGGATCAAAAATAACATCTCCTGCCATTGCTTCAATATTTCCATCAAAAGCAACACCGATTAATTCACCTTTTCCATTAATTACTGGTGAACCTGAGTTTCCACCTGTGATATCATTATCTGTTAAGAAATTCACTGGCATGTATCCTGCTTTATCAGCATATTGACCAAAGTCTTTTGCTCTATTTAATTCTAATAATCTAGCTGGTAAGTCAAATTCTTGATCTCCTGCTTTATACTTTTTAACCATTCCAGTCATTGTAGTATAGTTATTAGTTTTAGCATCATTTCTTTTGTCTTCTGGCAAAGCACGAACTTTACCATAAGTCAATCTCAAAGTTGAATTTGCATCTGGATATTTAATAGAATTTAATTTAGATACTCTTAAACCTTCTACCAATTCGCGGTAAGCAATTGCAAAACTGTCATCCGCTCTTAATTGTCCTTCACTTTTTGTACGGTATTTAGTTAGCAAATCATTAGAGATAATATACAATGGATCGTGTACAATTGCTAATGGTTTTGGATCAGCCATAAATGCTAATACTTTTTCTTTAGATGTAAAATAACTTATTTCAGTTGCTTTTGCAACATCTGCAGTAAAGTCTCCATTATTCTCTGATTTCATTTTAGCTATTTGTGGAGCTAAACCATACTCAGCAGCTTTAGAAGCGTATAAATTCAATTGAGCAGTTAACACATCTTTCTCAAGTGGCGCATAAAATTCACCATAAATACTTTCGATTAAAGCGTTAATCTTAGGTAACATTTCTGTTTTCTTAGCATCATTCGCATTATAGTAAGCAATTAAAGCATTTCCTAAATTTGCAGGTCCTGTTGCATAACTTGAAGTACGCAAAAGTTGTGTTAAGTAATTATCGTGAGTCGCTTTTAAATTCGTTTCTCTGTAATACCCATTAATAGTTGGAATTACATTTTCATACTTCTCTTTATTCTCAGGTTTAGTTGCCCATTCGTAGAACTTATCTTCTTGTTCTGCTTTGGTAGCTACTGTTCCTGCTTTAGTTAAAGCATCAATCATACCTTGACGGTTTTTCCAGTAATTTGCTGTAGAAGCATATTTAGACGCATATTGCAAACGAACTGTTGCATCTTTATCCATATACTTTTTCATTTGGTCCATTCCAGTTTTTGCACCTTCAACCCAAGCAGGATAAGCATATTTTATATTTTGCTCAATTCCACCTGCTGGCATCCAACGGTTTGTTCTTCCTGGATATCCCAAGATCATAGCAAAATCATTCTCTTTAACTCCTTTTAAGCTTACTGGCAAATAGTGCTTTGGCTGTAAAGGCACGTTGTCTTTAGAATATTCAGCTGGATTTCCATTTTTATCAGCATATACTCTGAACATTGAGAAATCTCCAGTATGACGTGGCCATTCCCAGTTGTCAGTATCTCCTCCAAATTTACCAACACTTTCTGGTGGTGTACCCACTAAACGCACATCTGTATAATCTTGATATACGAAATAGTAGTATTCATTTCCTTGAAAGAAAGGACGAACTGAAACTGTATATTTTCCACCTTCGTTATTTTCTTTCTCAATCAAAGCCATTTCTTGCTGAATCGCTTTGTTTCTTTCAGCTTCAGTCATTTTATCATTTACTTTTGATAAAATTCTTTTAGAAACATCATCCATGCGTACGAAGAAACGAACATATAACGATTTTGGTTTCATTTCGGCACTTTTATCTTTTGCCCAAAAACCATTTTTTAAATAATTCTGCTCTTCACTAGAAAGTTCTGCGATAGCATCGTAACCACAGTGATGATTTGTTAAAACTAAACCACTTTTAGAAACCATTTCAGCAGTACATCCTCCGTTAAACTGAACTATAGCATCTTTCAAACTATGATTATTGATACTATAGATCTCTTCAGCAGTAAGTTGTAAGCCCATCTTCTGCATATCTCTATGGTTCAATCTCTCGATAAACATCAAGAACCACATTCCTTCATCTGCTCTCACAGGAAAAGCCATAAGGCACATTGTCAAAAATAAAATTATTTTTTTCATAGGTATTAAATATTTTTAGTTCTGCGAATATAGTGCATTTTCACAATTAAACGTCTAAGTAGAATCCCCTAATTAAACATATCGGCAAAATTTCACCTAATATTTATGAATTTCTCACATTCAAAAACAAATCTATCTAAGAGAATATAATTTATTTCATAAATAAATATGTAATAAATAATTTACTAAATATTTACAATACATAATTAATTTCTTATGAAAAAAATTATACTTTTGCATAAATTAAATTACACTCACATGAAAAAATTATTACTATGTATCGCTTTAGTTGTTTCTACAATGGCTACTGCACAAAAAGGCTCAATTCTTGTAGGAGGAAATGTTGAATATTCTTCAGACAAAATTGGTGATGTTAAAAACGAATCATTTGATTTCTCACCAACATTCGGTTACCAGTTTTCAGAAAACTGGACTGCAGGGGTAAATGCTACTGTTGGTAGTTTACATAAAGAAGACTCTAATTCTAATAATCAAAAAATAGGTGGATTTGTTCGTTACTCTAGACCTCTTAGCGAAACATTTGCTGTTTTTGCAGATATGGGATCAGGTTACCAACAAAACTCTATAAATGACGCAAAAGGTATGTATGCTTACATCACACCAGCTTTATTTATAAACATGAAAAAAGGTTTTGGCTTAAACTTTTCTATCGGTGGAATCAACTACGATAACATAGATGGTAAAAATGATTTAAGACAAGAACGTATTAGATTCAATTTTGGAAAAACATTAAACATTGGTATTTCTAAAAACTTTAGTTTGTAAGAATCCATTCTTTATTGAAACAAAAAAACCACCAATTGGTGGTTTTTTTGTTTATGTATAATAGTCAATTCAGACATTAATCATTCAACATTTTCCACAATTTATCTTTTAGCTCTGATAAGCCTTGTTGAGCTACAGATGAAATAAACATATAAGGAGTATCTTTAAAAGCAACATCAAGCTCTACTTTAAGCTCTGCTTTAAGCTCATCATCTAGCATATCACATTTAGATATCACTAATAGACGTTCTTTATCTAACATTTCAGGATTGTACTTAGTCAATTCATTTACCAAAATATCATATTCTCCTTTGATGTCTGGCGTATCTACTGGAACAAGAAATAACAAAGTTGAGTTACGTTCTATATGACGCAAGAAATAATGACCTAATCCCTTCCCTTCAGCTGCTCCTTCAATAATACCCGGAATATCAGCAATTACAAAAGATTGAAAATCTCTATAAGCAACAATCCCTAAATTCGGTTTTAATGTTGTAAACGGATAATCTGCAATTTTAGGCTTAGCCGATGTCAAAACTGACAATAACGTAGACTTACCTGCATTTGGAAAACCAACTAAACCAACATCAGCAAGGACTTTTAACTCTAAGATCACGTCCATTTCTACTCCTGGCAAACCTGGTTGTGCGTATCTTGGTGTTTGATTTGTTGAACTTCTAAAATGCCAGTTCCCTAAACCTCCTTTTCCTCCTCTAGAAAGAATTTGTTTTTCACCGTCTTCTGTAATTTCAAATAGAACTTCTCCAGTTTCTTTATCTTTTACAACTGTTCCTAATGGTACTTCAATATACTTATCATCACCATCAGCTCCTGTACTTCTATCTCCACCACCGTCTCCACCGTGTCCTGCTTTAATGTGACGAGCAAATTTTAAATGAAATAAAGTCCAAAGTCCTTTATTCCCAACCAAGAAAACATGACCTCCACGTCCACCATCTCCACCATCTGGACCACCTTTTTCAATAAATTTTTCTCTATGTAAATGCGTAGAACCTTTCCCTCCTTTACCGGAAGAAACAAATATTTTAACGTAATCTACAAAATTTCCCTCTGTCATAATTCTCTGTATTCAGTCGAAATCTCATTTTTCAGTGCAAACTGCCTCCAAAAAACAAGACTAGGAACTATTTTATTTTTAATCTTTTAATGCTTTTATTAATACTTTATCAATCTTAACGCCATCCATATCGATGACTTCCAACTCAAATTTTTGCCAAATTAACTTTTCTCCTTCTTTAGGAATTCGTGATAATTCAGTCATAATCAAACCGCTTACCGTTGTAACCTCATAATCATTGATTAACTCATCTAACTCAAAGTAAGTTAAAAAATCATGCAATGAATAATGTCCATCTACCAACCAGCTTCCATCTTCTCTTTCTATTAACTGAAATTCATCTTTATAAAAATCAGCTGCATCTCCTACAAGAGCCTCCAAAATATCATTTAATGTTATAATCCCTTGAAAGACTCCATATTCATCAGAAACGAAAGCATAGTGTATACCTGTTTTCTTAAAGTTTTCTAATGCTTTGTATGCTGTAGTTTGCTCCATTATAAAAGGCGCATCTGTCATGATTGAAGCCAAACTAAAATCATCCTTTTCTATATTAGCAAAGATTGTTTTCAAATTAACAACTCCTGAAATATCATCATAATTCTCTTTATAGACAGGATAAATGGAGTGTAAATCTTCTAATATCAATTCTTTTACACGCTGTTTATCTGAATCTAATGGCAAGAAAACTACTGATTTTCTATGTGTCATTAACGAATTCACCTTTCTATCTCCAATATGAAAAACACGCTCTACAATATCTTGTTCTATCTCTTGTACTTCACCACCCTCAGTACCTTCTTTTATGATAGCCTTAATTTCTTCCTCGGTTACCTTACCATCAGCAGTGGGTTTAATTTGCAAAACATTCAATAAAAAATCTGTCGAATTAGTCAACAACCAAATAAATGGAGCTGTAATAATCGAAATAATCTTCATAGGCAACGCCACAGCTTTAGCTATAGACTCTGGATGATTCAAACCAATTCTTTTAGGCAACAATTCACCTAAAACAAGAGAAAAGAAAGTCAAAACTACAACTACAATCCCAACAGCAACAGAGTGCGCATAAGGTTGTAAAGCTGCAAACTTGCTCACAAAACTCTCAACATCCATCGTGATTTTATCACCACTATAAATACCTGTTAAAATCCCGATTAAAGTAATTCCGATTTGAACTGTCGATAAAAACTTATTCGGTGAGTTTGCCAAATCAAGAGCGATTCTAGCGCTTTTATTCCCTTTTTTGGCGGCGGTTTCTAATCTATTCTTCCTAGCCGAAATCAATGCGATTTCCGACATAGAGAAAACCCCATTTAAAATTATTAGAAAAAATATTATTAGTATTTCCATTTTTAGATTTAAACATTTAAAGTTTAAGGCCTAAAAATTAGCCTAAATAATGAATACTTAGGCACATTTTAAACCTTAAACTTTAAACAATTTTTTGTATTACAAATTATCAATTACATTAGTTAAACGCTCGGTTATCTCTTGTATAGTTCCGATTCCGTTTACTGCGTAAAATTTATTTTGCTCCTTATAATATCCAATTAATGGAGCTGTTTTTTCATTGTATTCTTGATATCTAACACGAATTTTTTCTTCGTCCTGATCATCAGCTCTACCGCTTGTTTTCCCTCTTTCTAATAAACGCGCTACTAGAATTTCATCATCAGCCTCTAAAGCAATTGTTGCTGTAACACTTGTACCAATAGTTGGCAAAAACTTATCTAATGCTGCTGCCTGATCTAATGTTCTTGGATAACCATCAAACAAGAATCCTGCTGTATCTGGGTGTTTTTTCACTTCATCAATTAACATAGCTGTAGTTACTTCACATGGCACTAATTCTCCATTATCCATAAAAACTCTAGCTTTCTTACCTAAATCTGTATCGTTTTTCAAATTAAAACGAAAGATATCTCCAGTTGAAAGATGCGTTAATTTATACTTTTCTTTTAAAAATTCTGCCTGAGTTCCTTTTCCTGCACCAGGTTTTCCAAATAAAACAATATTAATCATAGTTTGTGTGTTGTGTCGTACTTCCTTAATATATCAAAGAAGTTTAAAGTGAATAGCTAATTTATAATTCTTTGGTTTTGGTTCTAAATTTATTCTGCCAATTTGTATACCTCACACAAATTTCTTCCTAAACCATCGTAGTCTAAACCGTAACCAACAATAAATTTATTTGGAATTCGAATTCCGATATAATCAATTTTAACGTCTTTTTTATACGCCTCAGGCTTAAAGAACAAAGTAGCTATTTTTAAATGCTTAACATTTTGTTTTTTAAACATTTCTTTAAGTTCAACTACAGTATTCCCTGTGTCAACAATATCTTCAATAATAACCACTGATCTTCCAGTTAAATCTTGATTTAACCCTATCAGTTCCTTAACATCATTAGATGTTTCTGTCCCTTCGTATGAAGCCATTTTTATAAATGAAACCTCGCAGTGTTTTTTATATTTTTTTAAAAAATCCGCAACAACCATAAAAGAGCCATTAAGCACACCGATAAAAATTGGAATTTCATCTCCAAAATCATCTTGTACCTGAGCCACCATTTTAGTAATTGCAAAATCGATTTCTTTAGCCGAAATAAACGGAACAAATTGTTTATCGTGAAGTTGTATCATTATTTTTTACATTTAAAATAATGCGCAAAGATACAGAATTCGAGTTTTAGAATCGAAAATTGACTCTAAATTTGTATTTTTAAATCAAAAAAAAAATCAATGCCCTCTGAATTACAAAAAAACCTTGATTATGTAAGTGCTTACAGGGAAAACAGACTTAAAGGCGCGCAAAATGTTTTGGAAAATCCTGATTGTTTTCCGGAATTAATTACAATTTGTTTTAATATTTCTGACAAAAACACTCACAAAGCCTGTTGGATTTTAGAATTTGTATCTTATGAAAAGCTAGAATGGCTACAACCTCATCTTGATTTTTTTTGTTCAAATCTTAAACATTTAAAAGACGAAAGCGCTATAAGACCCATTGCAAAAATCTGCCAACTTCTAGTCACAGCCCATTATAAAAAATCAGAAACAAACATCATTCTTTCGGAAACTCAGCTTCAAGATATTATAGAAACTAGTTTTGATTGGTTAATTACCGATACCAAAGTTGCAGCAAAAGCCTACTCCATTCGTACCTTATATATATTGGGCAAACATTACGACTGGATTCATCCCGAGTTACAAATCATACTAACTAAGGATTATGCAAATCATACTGCTGCTTATAAAGCAGTTGCCCGAGAAATTCTCAAGAAAATAAAATAGCATTTTCCTATTCAATCATTATAAAGTATCTTTGCGCATAACAAACACACAACAATGAATTATTTTTCTTCTGATTTTAAATTAGGAATATTAGGCGGTGGACAATTAGGCAAAATGCTTCTTTTTGACACGCGAAAATTTGACATACAAACCTATGTTTTAGACCCAAGCGATGAAGCACCAAGCAAAATTGCCTGCAATAAATTCTTTCAAGGGGATTTAATGGACTTTGAAACTGTTTACAATTTCGGAAAACAAGTAGATGTTTTAACTTTCGAAATCGAACTTGTAAACCTCGAAGCACTTGAAAAATTAGAAAACGAAGGTGTAAAAGTATACCCTTCACCAAAAACCTTAAGAGGAATTCAGAATAAAGGAATCCAAAAAGATTTTTACACTAAAAATAATATCCCAACAGCACCTTTTGAAAGATATGAAAATCTAGAAAGCCTAAAATCTAATACTCAAAATCTTAAGTTCCCATTTGTTTGGAAATGTACCGAATTTGGATACGATGGAAATGGTGTAAAAGTAATTCGTCAAATTTCAGATTTAGATAATTTACCTAATGTAGAATGTATTGCAGAGACAATGGTTCCATTCAAAAATGAACTAGCAGTTATTGTTTGTCGCAATCCATCAGGAGAAATAAAAACATATCCGGTTGTTGAAATGGAATTTCATCCTGAAGCAAACCAAGTTGAGTATGTAATTTGTCCAGCTAGAATAGATGAGAAAGTAGCACAAAAAGCAAGAGCAATTGCGCTTAATGTTTCGGAGAAATTCAATCACGTAGGATTATTAGCCGTTGAAATGTTCCAAACTCAAGATGATGAAATCTTGGTAAACGAGGTTGCTCCTCGCCCACACAATTCAGGACATTATTCTATCGAAGCAAGTTATACTTCACAATTCGAAAACCATTTACGTGCTATATTGAATCTTCCTTTAGGAAATACAGATAGCAAAGTTGCAGGAGTTATGGTTAACTTAGTTGGAGCCGAAGGGTTTTCTGGCGATGTAGTTTACCAAAATATCCAAACTGTTTTAGGATGGAATGGTGTTACGCCACATATATATGGTAAAAAACAAACTCGTCCGTTTCGCAAAATGGGTCACGTTACAATTGTAAACGAAGACATGAACGAAGCAAGACGAATTGCTGAGGATGTAAAGAATACTCTTAAAGTGATTAGCATTTAAGTAACAGTTTTCAGTCGCAGTTTTCAACTTCAATGTGAAGCTTGAAACATTAAACTTGAAACAAAATATAACAGTCGTAGTTTTAAGTCGTGACAATACAACTTGAAACATTAAACTTGAAACAAAATAAAACATGAGCAAAGTAGCCGTAATAATGGGAAGCATCTCAGACATGCCAGTAATGCAAGATGCCATCGATATATTAAAAGGATTTGATATCGCTGTAGAAGTAGATATTGTTTCTGCACACCGAACACCAGAGAAACTAGTTGATTTTAGTAAAAACGCTCACCTAAATGGTATTTCAGTAATTATCGCTGGGGCTGGTGGAGCTGCGCATTTACCAGGAATGGTTGCATCTATGTCACCTTTACCAGTAATTGGAGTTCCTGTAAAATCAAGTAATTCAATCGATGGTTGGGATAGTGTTTTATCTATTCTACAAATGCCAGGTGGAGTTCCTGTTGCAACAGTAGC encodes:
- the purE gene encoding 5-(carboxyamino)imidazole ribonucleotide mutase — protein: MSKVAVIMGSISDMPVMQDAIDILKGFDIAVEVDIVSAHRTPEKLVDFSKNAHLNGISVIIAGAGGAAHLPGMVASMSPLPVIGVPVKSSNSIDGWDSVLSILQMPGGVPVATVALNGAKNAGILAAQIIGSHDKVVLDKIIAYKESLKEAVYKSSEGLKK
- a CDS encoding 5-(carboxyamino)imidazole ribonucleotide synthase, whose product is MNYFSSDFKLGILGGGQLGKMLLFDTRKFDIQTYVLDPSDEAPSKIACNKFFQGDLMDFETVYNFGKQVDVLTFEIELVNLEALEKLENEGVKVYPSPKTLRGIQNKGIQKDFYTKNNIPTAPFERYENLESLKSNTQNLKFPFVWKCTEFGYDGNGVKVIRQISDLDNLPNVECIAETMVPFKNELAVIVCRNPSGEIKTYPVVEMEFHPEANQVEYVICPARIDEKVAQKARAIALNVSEKFNHVGLLAVEMFQTQDDEILVNEVAPRPHNSGHYSIEASYTSQFENHLRAILNLPLGNTDSKVAGVMVNLVGAEGFSGDVVYQNIQTVLGWNGVTPHIYGKKQTRPFRKMGHVTIVNEDMNEARRIAEDVKNTLKVISI